The following are encoded together in the Deltaproteobacteria bacterium genome:
- a CDS encoding TetR/AcrR family transcriptional regulator: MPVPAPRSRRHATPATRRAQILHAAQRCIAEKGYHAATMDDIVRAAGLSKGSLYWHFGSKEEVFLALFDAIVEEVFAAWEQEAAATANTLDLIQRQGDIVIERLSSQRKLLRAWAEFFNHPAGRARLAAVYRRTRNTLNRLVRRGISRGELRKLPAPAVSAAITALGEGLVVQAVVDPEFAAWKHWPVMRDIMRRGLAA, encoded by the coding sequence ATGCCGGTGCCCGCCCCCCGTTCTCGCCGCCACGCCACGCCCGCGACTCGGCGCGCACAAATCCTGCACGCGGCACAGCGCTGCATTGCCGAGAAGGGCTACCACGCCGCCACCATGGACGATATCGTGCGCGCCGCCGGCCTCTCCAAGGGCAGCCTTTACTGGCACTTCGGCAGCAAGGAAGAGGTCTTCCTGGCCCTCTTCGACGCCATCGTGGAAGAGGTGTTCGCGGCCTGGGAGCAAGAGGCCGCGGCCACGGCCAACACGTTGGACCTGATTCAGCGGCAGGGCGACATCGTCATCGAGCGGCTGTCATCGCAGCGCAAGCTGCTGCGGGCGTGGGCCGAGTTTTTCAATCATCCCGCCGGCCGCGCCCGCCTGGCGGCCGTTTATCGCCGTACGCGCAACACGCTCAACCGCCTGGTGCGGCGCGGCATCAGCCGCGGCGAGCTCCGCAAGCTCCCCGCCCCGGCCGTCAGCGCCGCGATCACCGCCCTCGGCGAAGGTCTGGTGGTGCAGGCGGTGGTCGACCCGGAGTTCGCGGCCTGGAAGCATTGGCCGGTGATGCGCGACATCATGCGCCGCGGCCTGGCGGCATAG
- the pcaD gene encoding 3-oxoadipate enol-lactonase: MRVVANGIVTQYVMEGPAGAPVVTLSHSLAASLEMWEPQIPALATRYRVLRYDTRGHGGSEVPPGPYSLEVLADDALGLLAALGVERTHFVGLSMGGMIGQALALKRPDVLGSLVLADTSCRIPPESGPLWDARIAMAEGQGMAALAEGTLERWFTRPFIERAPEVVDRVRMLVRTTPPQGFAACSQAIRALDYAARLHEIRVPTLIIVGADDQGTPVAASELMHAGIAGSQLVILASAAHLSNIEQAERFNQSVLGFLRSL; encoded by the coding sequence ATGAGAGTTGTCGCCAACGGCATCGTGACACAGTACGTGATGGAGGGACCGGCGGGTGCCCCGGTGGTGACCTTGAGCCATTCGCTAGCGGCTAGTCTGGAGATGTGGGAACCGCAGATCCCGGCACTCGCTACCCGCTACCGCGTCCTGCGCTACGACACCCGCGGTCACGGCGGCAGTGAGGTGCCGCCCGGGCCGTACTCGCTCGAGGTGCTGGCGGACGACGCGCTCGGCCTGTTGGCGGCGTTGGGCGTGGAGCGCACGCATTTCGTCGGCTTGTCGATGGGCGGCATGATCGGCCAGGCCCTCGCACTCAAGCGGCCCGATGTCCTGGGCAGTCTCGTGCTCGCCGATACGTCCTGCCGCATACCGCCGGAGTCGGGCCCGCTCTGGGACGCGCGCATCGCGATGGCGGAGGGCCAGGGGATGGCGGCGCTGGCCGAGGGAACCCTCGAGCGTTGGTTCACCAGGCCGTTCATCGAACGGGCGCCCGAGGTTGTGGACCGCGTCCGCATGCTGGTCCGCACGACGCCGCCGCAGGGCTTCGCCGCTTGCAGCCAGGCGATCCGGGCGCTGGACTACGCGGCCCGCCTGCACGAGATCAGAGTTCCCACCTTGATCATCGTCGGCGCCGACGATCAAGGCACGCCCGTGGCCGCGTCCGAGCTGATGCACGCGGGGATCGCCGGCTCGCAGTTGGTGATCCTTGCTTCGGCCGCGCACCTCTCCAACATCGAGCAGGCCGAGCGCTTCAACCAAAGCGTGCTGGGCTTCCTCAGGTCCCTGTAG
- a CDS encoding saccharopine dehydrogenase NADP-binding domain-containing protein, with protein sequence MRVIALGGAGNMGRPAVRALAGSELVTAVVIADKDLAAAEQLAAEIGAKASARAVDAGSEDQLAAVMAEGHLVINTCGPFFKFGATAVRAAIRAERNYCDINDDWRPTHQVLALDSAAKNAGIVAIVGIGASPGLSNLMAKHAVAQLDTVDEIQTCWLADAQGEVQDEGHGGEHVNAALEHLMYSWSGRFPTFSDGRAVEVDAQEPGLAVTTPGGAVRTLYHVGHPEPVTLPRFISGVRTVANLGGLFPPQLNDLARQQAQRVSAGGISPRAAALAFLAGVMSEPERWLARGDAGPASGLWVVAYGRKAGRRVRYACELATSAADMGTSTGRPLALAALKILRGEIRQRGVLPPEAALDPMPFFNELTRLGPTPLVTGGSPLIESSRPLD encoded by the coding sequence ATGAGAGTCATCGCATTGGGCGGAGCAGGGAACATGGGCCGGCCGGCGGTCCGCGCCTTGGCGGGCAGTGAGCTGGTGACTGCCGTAGTCATCGCCGACAAGGACCTGGCGGCCGCCGAGCAGTTGGCCGCCGAAATCGGCGCCAAGGCTTCGGCGCGCGCGGTCGACGCCGGCAGCGAGGATCAACTCGCCGCGGTGATGGCCGAGGGCCACCTGGTGATCAACACCTGCGGCCCGTTCTTCAAGTTCGGCGCCACCGCCGTCCGTGCCGCCATCCGTGCCGAGCGCAACTACTGCGACATCAATGATGACTGGCGCCCGACGCATCAGGTGTTGGCGTTGGACTCGGCAGCCAAGAACGCCGGCATCGTTGCTATCGTCGGTATCGGCGCCAGTCCCGGCCTTTCCAATCTGATGGCTAAGCACGCGGTGGCGCAGCTCGACACCGTCGACGAGATTCAGACTTGCTGGCTGGCTGATGCGCAGGGTGAAGTGCAAGACGAGGGCCACGGCGGCGAGCACGTCAACGCCGCGCTCGAACATCTGATGTACAGCTGGAGCGGGCGCTTCCCCACCTTCAGCGACGGGCGCGCCGTTGAAGTCGACGCGCAAGAGCCCGGCCTGGCGGTAACGACGCCGGGCGGAGCGGTGCGCACGCTCTACCATGTCGGCCATCCTGAACCGGTGACGCTGCCGCGCTTCATTAGCGGCGTGCGCACGGTGGCCAATCTCGGCGGCCTGTTTCCGCCGCAACTCAATGACCTCGCCCGCCAGCAGGCGCAGCGGGTCAGCGCGGGCGGGATCAGCCCGCGCGCGGCCGCGCTGGCGTTTCTCGCGGGTGTGATGTCCGAACCCGAGCGCTGGCTGGCACGCGGCGACGCCGGCCCGGCCAGCGGTTTGTGGGTGGTTGCTTACGGCCGCAAAGCCGGCCGCCGCGTACGTTATGCCTGCGAGCTGGCGACCTCGGCGGCGGATATGGGTACCAGCACCGGCCGGCCGCTCGCGCTCGCCGCGCTCAAGATCCTGCGCGGTGAGATTCGCCAGCGCGGGGTGCTGCCGCCTGAAGCCGCACTGGACCCGATGCCCTTTTTCAACGAGCTGACCCGCCTCGGCCCGACGCCGCTAGTCACGGGCGGGTCACCGCTGATCGAATCGTCACGCCCGTTAGACTGA